One window from the genome of Macrobrachium nipponense isolate FS-2020 chromosome 49, ASM1510439v2, whole genome shotgun sequence encodes:
- the LOC135205182 gene encoding uncharacterized protein K02A2.6-like, giving the protein MDLPVKLGFVFDASNIGLGAVLAHVMPDGTEKPIAFASRVLNKAERNYSQIEKEALALVYGVKKFHMYLYGRKRFTLVTDHKPLLMILGPKASLPSLVAARLQRWAIILAAYDYNIEYRPTSKMGNADALSRLPVDKAPEQHEESILLISAYNLPITAKEIAQGTKKDPVLSKVVQSLITGRDICADANCKPYKEIWNELSVTQECILRGSRVVIPNALRNRVLSEIHADHQGIVRSKSIARTYVWWPGVDRDIENLVKKCMNCALQQNNPKPTRMHPWELPRYPWQRVHVDFAGPFLGYSYLILVDAYSKWPEVIPMQTTSSVATIKSLMQIFATHGLPERIVTDNGPQFTSQEFKEFLNVNGIQHTLSATYHPSTNGEAERFVQTFKHNMKCRQANSGNVASHIAKFLLSYRTTVNNTTGVTPSYLLMGRRIRNKLDLMYPSLQSQLEQKGYDQVSKLPNVRHFAPSGYVMVRSYNTPEKMGYKEKLVRKIGNLHYDVNVGGKIVKRHVDQLQSFGTNNTEVQVSNTSDLNNSDVQTAHQDVQNHATAQNTPIVLPNRMSRGKPPERLDL; this is encoded by the coding sequence ATGGATTTGCCAGTAAAGTTGGGTTTTGTGTTTGACGCCTCAAACATAGGATTAGGTGCAGTACTAGCACATGTAATGCCAGATGGTACAGAAAAACCAATAGCTTTTGCCTCTAGAGTATTGAACaaagcagagagaaattactcacaaATAGAAAAAGAAGCATTAGCACTAGTATATGGAGTGAAAAAGTtccatatgtatttgtatggcaGGAAAAGGTTCACCTtagttacagaccacaaaccattattgaTGATTTTAGGTCCAAAGGCAAGTTTACCGTCGTTAGTAGCTGCAAGACTACAACGTTGGGCAATCATATTAGCGGCATATGATTACAACATAGAATATAGACCAACATCCAAGATGGGTAATGCAGACGCTTTGTCGAGATTGCCTGTAGACAAAGCACCAGAACAACATGAGGAAAGTATTCTTTTGATTTCTGCTTATAATTTACCTATTACAGCTAAGGAAATAGcacaaggtacaaagaaagaccCAGTACTTTCAAAAGTAGTGCAGAGTCTAATAACCGGCAGAGATATTTGTGCAGATGCTAATTGTAAACCATACaaagaaatttggaatgaattgagTGTAACTCAAGAATGTATTTTGAGAGGATCAAGAGTAGTGATTCCAAATGCATTAAGAAATAGAGTTCTATCAGAAATACATGCAGACCACCAAGGTATTGTCAGATCAAAGTCAATTGCTAGAACTTATGTTTGGTGGCCAGGTGTTGATAGGGACATTGAAAATTTGGTTAAGAAGTGTATGAATTGTGCATTGCAACAAAATAATCCAAAACCAACAAGAATGCACCCATGGGAATTACCCAGATACCCGTGGCAACGTGTACATGTAGATTTTGCAGGTCCATTTTTAGGATACTCATATCTAATATTAGTAGATGCATATAGTAAGTGGCCAGAAGTTATACCAATGCAAACAACTTCATCGGTAGCAACTATAAAATCACTCATGCAAATCTTTGCAACGCATGGTTTGCCAGAAAGAATAGTGACAGACAATGGCCCACAGTTTACTTCACAGGAGTTTAAGGAATTTCTGAATGTAAATGGTATACAACATACATTATCAGCAACTTATCATCCATCCACGAATGGTGAAGCAGAAAGGTTTgttcaaactttcaaacataatatGAAGTGTAGGCAAGCAAATTCTGGTAATGTAGCATCTCACATTGCAAAGTTCCTATTATCCTATAGAACAACCGTGAATAATACTACGGGTGTAACACCATCTTATTTGTTGATGGGGAGGAGGATCAGGAATAAGTTAGATCTAATGTATCCAAGCTTGCAGAGTCAGTTAGAACAGAAAGGTTATGATCAAGTAAGTAAGCTTCCCAATGTAAGACATTTCGCTCCTTCAGGTTATGTCATGGTAAGGTCATACAATACACCAGAAAAAATGGGTTACAAGGAGAAATTGGTCAGGAAGATAGGTAATTTACATTATGATGTTAATGTCGGTGGAAAGATTGTAAAACGTCATGTTGATCAGTTGCAGTCATTTGGTACAAACAATACAGAAGTACAAGTTTCAAATACCTCAGACTTAAATAACTCAGATGTGCAAACTGCTCACCAAGATGTTCAAAATCATGCAACAGCTCAGAACACACCTATAGTACTCCCTAACAGAATGAGTagaggaaaacctcctgaaagattggatttgtaa